In one window of Propionispora hippei DSM 15287 DNA:
- a CDS encoding ANTAR domain-containing response regulator — protein sequence MQPLRIVIADNESIIRMDLKEILEEAGHTVIGEANDGVKAVELVRKLRPDLVIMDIKMPEMDGIAAAKVISNEKLSPVLLLTAFSQKEIVERAKDSGVLAYLVKPVKEVNLFPAMEIALSRFQEITELEQELEGVKNSLETRKILDRAKGILMDAYNLNESEAYRRIQQYSMSKRKSIREVAEAIVESVTKKR from the coding sequence ATGCAACCTTTGCGCATTGTGATAGCGGACAATGAATCGATTATCCGCATGGACTTGAAGGAAATACTGGAAGAAGCCGGGCATACCGTGATCGGTGAAGCCAACGACGGGGTGAAAGCGGTGGAATTGGTGAGAAAGCTGCGCCCCGACCTGGTGATCATGGATATAAAAATGCCGGAGATGGATGGAATTGCGGCTGCAAAAGTTATTTCCAACGAAAAACTTTCACCGGTTTTGCTGCTTACTGCATTTAGTCAAAAAGAAATAGTGGAAAGGGCAAAAGATTCAGGTGTGTTAGCCTATCTGGTCAAGCCGGTCAAAGAGGTGAATTTGTTTCCTGCAATGGAAATTGCCCTCTCAAGGTTCCAGGAAATTACCGAACTGGAGCAGGAACTGGAAGGCGTTAAAAACTCTTTGGAGACCCGTAAAATTTTAGACCGGGCTAAGGGTATTTTGATGGATGCCTATAATTTGAATGAAAGTGAAGCATACCGCCGTATTCAGCAGTATAGTATGAGTAAACGGAAATCTATAAGGGAAGTGGCTGAGGCGATTGTAGAGTCCGTCACAAAAAAAAGATAG
- a CDS encoding menaquinone biosynthetic enzyme MqnA/MqnD family protein, whose protein sequence is MLKPKLGHINFINCLPLDYGLTQGGFARGMDIYPQVPSALNEAIVAGQLDISPVSSIMYALHADQFFLLPNVSISAAGGLQSILLVAKRPIEELNGAHIALTSKSATSHVQLKIVLEQAYHLCPQYAVSALSLAEGVLDTADAVLFIGDDALHAYLNRQDGYYYYDMGAEWRKLTNLSMVYAVWVVNRKFAQENPALVQYAYEQVTGAFAYGLTHVEEAAAARERHAPFSARQISDYLKLLNYGFTPQHEEALLTYYRRAQTLGLLSTVPELRMAEVML, encoded by the coding sequence ATGCTAAAGCCTAAACTTGGACACATTAATTTTATTAACTGCCTGCCGTTGGATTATGGGCTGACGCAGGGCGGTTTTGCCCGGGGAATGGATATTTATCCCCAGGTTCCTTCGGCTTTGAATGAGGCTATTGTGGCAGGTCAACTGGATATAAGCCCGGTTTCTTCTATTATGTATGCCTTGCATGCCGATCAATTTTTCTTGCTGCCCAACGTGTCTATTAGTGCGGCCGGTGGCTTACAAAGTATCCTTTTGGTAGCCAAACGTCCAATTGAGGAACTGAACGGCGCTCATATAGCTTTGACTTCCAAATCGGCCACTTCCCATGTGCAGCTCAAAATTGTGCTTGAGCAAGCTTATCATCTATGTCCGCAATATGCTGTCAGTGCGCTTTCTTTGGCGGAAGGCGTGCTGGATACGGCCGACGCGGTATTGTTTATCGGCGATGATGCGCTGCATGCCTATTTGAACCGGCAGGACGGCTACTATTATTATGATATGGGGGCCGAGTGGCGTAAGTTGACGAATCTTTCCATGGTATATGCCGTATGGGTCGTTAACCGTAAGTTTGCCCAAGAAAATCCAGCGCTTGTGCAATATGCTTATGAACAGGTAACCGGTGCTTTCGCTTATGGCTTAACGCATGTTGAGGAAGCTGCTGCGGCCAGGGAACGGCACGCTCCGTTCAGTGCGCGGCAAATCTCTGATTATCTAAAGCTATTGAACTATGGCTTTACGCCGCAGCATGAGGAGGCTTTGCTTACTTATTACAGGCGTGCCCAGACGCTTGGCTTGCTGTCGACTGTTCCGGAATTGAGAATGGCGGAGGTAATGCTATGA
- the groL gene encoding chaperonin GroEL (60 kDa chaperone family; promotes refolding of misfolded polypeptides especially under stressful conditions; forms two stacked rings of heptamers to form a barrel-shaped 14mer; ends can be capped by GroES; misfolded proteins enter the barrel where they are refolded when GroES binds) encodes MAKQIIFDEEARRALERGVNALANAVKVTLGPKGRNVVLDKKFGAPTITNDGVTIARDIELEDPFENMGAQLVKEVATKTNDVAGDGTTTATLLAQAMIREGMRNVAAGANPMILKKGIQKAVEALVAEIKKNAVKVETKDAIAQVASISAADEEIGTLIAEAMEKVGKDGVITVEESKTMGTDLEVVEGMQFDRGYISPYMITDADKMEAVLNDPYILITDRKITAIADLLPVLEKVVQQGRELLIIAEDIEGEALATLVVNKLRGTFKAVAVKAPGFGDRRKAMLEDIAILTGGSVITEELGRKLDSVEITDLGRARQVRISKEETTVVNGSGSSDEIKARVNQIKAQIEETTSDFDKEKLQERLAKLAGGVAVIQVGAATEVELKEKKLRIEDALNATRAAVEEGIVAGGGTTFIDIQTVLDSLTLIGDEKTGMELVKRAIEEPVRQIANNAGLEGSVVVEGVKKSGKGIGFNALTEEYVDMIKSGIVDPAKVTRSALQNAASIAAMVLTTETLVADKPEKDNGAAAAAAMGGMGGMGGMGGMM; translated from the coding sequence ATGGCAAAGCAAATTATATTTGACGAAGAAGCACGCCGCGCACTCGAAAGAGGGGTAAATGCGCTTGCTAATGCTGTAAAAGTAACTTTAGGACCGAAAGGCCGTAACGTTGTTCTTGATAAAAAATTTGGTGCACCGACCATTACCAATGATGGTGTAACTATTGCCCGTGATATTGAACTGGAAGATCCGTTTGAAAATATGGGTGCTCAGCTTGTTAAAGAAGTTGCCACAAAAACTAACGATGTAGCCGGTGACGGAACCACAACCGCTACTTTGCTGGCTCAGGCTATGATTCGTGAAGGTATGCGCAATGTAGCGGCTGGCGCTAATCCGATGATCCTGAAAAAAGGCATCCAAAAAGCAGTAGAAGCTTTGGTAGCTGAAATTAAAAAGAACGCCGTAAAGGTAGAAACGAAAGACGCCATTGCTCAGGTTGCTTCGATTTCCGCCGCCGATGAAGAGATCGGTACGCTGATCGCCGAAGCGATGGAAAAAGTAGGTAAAGACGGTGTTATTACGGTAGAAGAGTCCAAGACTATGGGCACTGATCTGGAAGTAGTAGAAGGTATGCAGTTTGACCGCGGCTATATCTCTCCTTACATGATCACCGATGCCGATAAAATGGAAGCTGTGCTGAATGATCCTTACATTTTAATCACCGACCGTAAGATTACCGCTATTGCTGATTTACTGCCTGTACTGGAAAAAGTGGTTCAACAGGGCCGCGAGTTGCTCATTATTGCCGAAGACATTGAAGGCGAAGCACTGGCTACGTTGGTAGTAAATAAACTTCGTGGCACCTTTAAAGCCGTGGCTGTTAAAGCTCCCGGTTTTGGCGATCGCCGCAAGGCCATGCTGGAAGACATTGCTATCCTGACCGGTGGCAGCGTTATTACCGAAGAGCTAGGCCGTAAGCTGGACAGCGTGGAAATCACCGACCTCGGCCGGGCCCGTCAGGTTCGCATCTCTAAAGAAGAAACCACTGTAGTTAACGGTTCCGGTTCCTCCGACGAGATCAAAGCCCGTGTAAATCAAATTAAAGCACAAATCGAAGAAACCACTTCCGACTTTGATAAAGAAAAACTGCAGGAACGTCTGGCTAAATTGGCTGGCGGTGTGGCGGTTATCCAAGTAGGTGCTGCTACCGAAGTAGAATTGAAAGAAAAGAAACTGCGCATTGAAGATGCATTGAATGCTACTCGTGCCGCTGTTGAAGAAGGTATTGTCGCAGGCGGCGGTACTACATTCATTGATATTCAGACTGTACTGGATTCCCTGACCCTCATCGGTGACGAAAAGACCGGTATGGAACTGGTGAAACGCGCCATTGAAGAACCTGTCCGTCAGATTGCTAACAACGCCGGCTTGGAAGGCTCGGTTGTTGTGGAAGGCGTGAAAAAATCCGGCAAAGGAATTGGCTTCAATGCGTTGACTGAGGAATATGTTGACATGATTAAGTCCGGTATCGTTGACCCGGCCAAAGTTACCCGTTCCGCGTTGCAAAACGCAGCCAGCATTGCTGCTATGGTGTTGACTACGGAAACCCTGGTTGCTGACAAACCGGAAAAAGATAACGGTGCTGCTGCTGCCGCTGCTATGGGCGGTATGGGTGGCATGGGCGGTATGGGCGGCATGATGTAA
- a CDS encoding sensor histidine kinase — translation MSVVGDICRKITTLQSTQIELLENITANMGLMADLAHAQVTVYAKASDNNFVVILSQVKPHTSFIQRKPSLLGSTVHIAEEPLVARTFVSGQSICGQREWALGMWMEMRTYPIFDNDDDIIAVISFEASSDEVRAEGHGILVESAYMLQTILRERSNRKLFRPLSASDGILVIDEKGQIIFANSAATSIFKVLGISHIVGRRFYDRHVDMRLVQKAIRSKEPSEVEVEAGGMTLVQRVIPIVSDAGLVARVVVIVANVTEIKKKEKELLIKAAVIQEIHHRVKNNLQTIASLLRLQARRTKSQPVKAALRESVNRILSISVVHEFLSQQDAEFIDVAEVARNILDMVIQNMLEPDFNLQTIFNGNTVILASEKASSLALVINELIQNSIEHGFIGRREGMIGVDIATLEKTYQVDIYDNGIGLPEGFSPQNSNSLGLQIVRTLIEDDLGGSFQLYANNGTHACITIPREVEGGK, via the coding sequence ATGAGTGTAGTAGGAGATATATGCAGAAAAATAACTACACTGCAATCAACGCAGATTGAATTGTTAGAAAATATCACTGCCAATATGGGACTCATGGCAGATTTGGCTCATGCGCAGGTCACCGTATATGCTAAGGCGAGTGACAATAATTTTGTTGTTATTTTGTCTCAGGTCAAACCACATACGAGTTTTATTCAGCGTAAACCCAGCTTGCTTGGGTCGACCGTACATATTGCGGAAGAGCCGCTGGTTGCCCGTACCTTTGTTTCCGGCCAGTCTATTTGCGGACAGCGTGAATGGGCTCTGGGCATGTGGATGGAAATGCGAACTTACCCGATCTTTGATAACGATGACGATATTATTGCGGTTATCAGCTTTGAGGCCAGCTCGGATGAGGTGCGGGCAGAAGGCCATGGCATTTTAGTGGAAAGCGCGTACATGCTGCAGACAATTTTGCGGGAAAGGTCCAACCGCAAGCTGTTTCGGCCACTCTCAGCCAGTGATGGCATCCTGGTAATTGATGAGAAGGGACAAATAATTTTTGCCAATTCGGCCGCTACCAGTATTTTTAAAGTTTTAGGTATCTCGCATATTGTGGGAAGGCGTTTCTATGATCGCCATGTGGATATGCGGTTGGTTCAAAAGGCGATTCGCAGCAAAGAACCCAGTGAGGTTGAAGTGGAAGCCGGAGGAATGACGCTGGTACAGCGGGTGATTCCGATTGTCAGTGATGCCGGGCTGGTCGCCCGGGTAGTTGTTATTGTCGCCAATGTAACGGAAATAAAGAAAAAAGAAAAAGAGCTTTTGATCAAAGCGGCTGTTATTCAGGAAATCCATCACCGGGTTAAAAACAATCTGCAAACGATTGCCAGTCTGCTTAGATTGCAAGCCCGCCGGACCAAGTCGCAACCGGTTAAAGCAGCTTTGCGGGAAAGTGTCAACCGCATTCTTAGTATTTCTGTCGTGCATGAATTTTTATCGCAACAGGATGCCGAATTTATTGATGTGGCGGAAGTCGCGCGCAATATTCTGGATATGGTGATTCAAAATATGCTGGAGCCGGATTTTAACCTGCAAACAATTTTTAACGGGAATACAGTCATTCTGGCTTCAGAAAAAGCCAGCAGTTTGGCTTTGGTCATCAACGAATTAATCCAAAATTCTATTGAACATGGTTTTATCGGCCGTCGCGAGGGTATGATAGGTGTGGATATTGCCACGTTGGAAAAAACGTATCAAGTGGATATATATGATAATGGCATTGGCCTGCCTGAAGGCTTTAGCCCGCAAAATTCAAACAGCCTGGGGTTACAGATTGTGCGCACTTTGATAGAAGACGATCTTGGCGGCAGTTTTCAGCTATACGCCAATAATGGGACTCATGCGTGCATTACCATACCCCGCGAAGTGGAAGGAGGGAAATAA
- the mqnE gene encoding aminofutalosine synthase MqnE, translating into MNSLLTTASANIISGKRLDFDEAMALYQQGDLLHLANLARSVKHTRSGRQVFFNVNRHVNLTNICVSQCPLCAFARLENSADAYLMDISEVVRLVETAGRENPDLTEVHMVSALHPATPFSYYLDVIAAVKRTLPHIHLKAFTPVEIVHFSKISGLPVKAVLAQLKAAGLDSLPGGGAEILDDAVRQVICPAKATTQQWIDVIKEAHRQNIPTNATMLYGHIETAEQRIRHLLTLRDIQDETGGFQAFVAFPFHPENTGLSSKARRASCWEDLKLIAMARLVLDNFDHIKAFWMMLSLPVAQLALHFGVDDLDGTVQEEKIIHAAGATTQKGISKQELITLIRETGYVPVERDTFYHPVKVYGEDGSDHAKA; encoded by the coding sequence ATGAACTCGCTGCTAACAACGGCTTCGGCTAACATCATCTCCGGCAAGCGGCTGGATTTTGATGAAGCGATGGCTTTATACCAGCAAGGAGATCTACTGCATTTGGCTAATTTGGCCCGGTCGGTGAAGCACACCAGATCAGGCCGCCAAGTGTTTTTTAATGTAAACAGGCATGTAAATCTGACTAATATTTGTGTATCGCAATGTCCGTTGTGCGCATTTGCCCGTCTGGAGAATAGTGCCGATGCCTATCTGATGGATATTTCCGAGGTGGTGCGGCTGGTGGAAACCGCCGGACGGGAAAATCCTGATCTGACCGAGGTGCACATGGTAAGCGCACTGCATCCGGCAACTCCGTTTAGCTATTATCTAGATGTGATTGCCGCAGTCAAACGGACCTTGCCGCATATTCATCTGAAAGCGTTTACTCCGGTGGAAATTGTTCATTTTAGCAAAATTAGCGGTTTACCGGTGAAGGCTGTGCTTGCCCAGTTAAAAGCAGCCGGTCTGGATTCGCTGCCTGGCGGCGGAGCGGAAATTTTGGATGACGCCGTGCGACAGGTTATTTGCCCCGCTAAAGCAACTACGCAACAATGGATTGACGTTATTAAGGAAGCTCACCGTCAGAATATCCCGACCAATGCCACGATGTTATACGGCCATATTGAAACCGCGGAGCAAAGAATCAGGCATTTGCTGACACTGCGTGATATACAGGATGAGACCGGCGGGTTTCAGGCCTTTGTTGCTTTTCCTTTTCACCCTGAGAATACAGGGCTGAGCAGCAAGGCAAGAAGAGCGAGCTGCTGGGAAGATTTAAAACTGATTGCTATGGCTAGATTGGTATTGGATAATTTTGACCACATCAAAGCGTTTTGGATGATGCTCAGCCTGCCGGTTGCTCAACTGGCACTGCATTTTGGTGTTGATGATTTGGACGGTACCGTTCAGGAGGAAAAAATCATCCATGCCGCCGGAGCGACTACCCAAAAGGGGATAAGCAAACAGGAACTAATTACACTGATACGGGAAACCGGCTATGTTCCGGTCGAGAGGGATACCTTCTACCATCCTGTAAAGGTATATGGAGAGGATGGCTCTGATCATGCTAAAGCCTAA
- the groES gene encoding co-chaperone GroES: MIKPLGDRVIVKVVEKEEKTKSGIVLPDTAKEKPQEGKVIAVGTGKVLDNGQRVALDVKEGDRVIFAKYGGTEVKFDGQDYLILSERDILAVVE; the protein is encoded by the coding sequence ATGATTAAGCCATTAGGCGACAGAGTAATTGTTAAAGTTGTGGAAAAAGAAGAAAAGACAAAAAGCGGTATTGTATTGCCGGACACTGCTAAAGAAAAACCGCAGGAAGGTAAAGTGATTGCTGTTGGCACCGGCAAGGTATTGGATAACGGCCAACGGGTTGCGCTTGATGTGAAAGAAGGCGACAGAGTCATTTTTGCTAAATACGGCGGAACAGAGGTCAAATTTGATGGACAGGACTATCTCATCCTCAGTGAAAGAGATATTCTTGCTGTTGTAGAATAA
- a CDS encoding cupin domain-containing protein: MNYPRYRWNKAPNIIDYGPKPFIVNIEQATKQNKTFRTTIWTGDFMQLTLMCIPAGGEIGLEIHQHLDQFIRIEKGLGLVKMGIHKNDLCFQRNIGAGYAFIIPAGTWHNLINKGEGSLKLYSIYAPPQHPQGTVHVTKADAEADEHGY; encoded by the coding sequence ATGAATTATCCCAGATATCGCTGGAATAAAGCGCCAAATATAATTGATTATGGCCCGAAACCTTTTATTGTAAATATAGAACAGGCGACAAAACAAAATAAGACATTTCGCACCACGATATGGACGGGCGATTTTATGCAGTTAACTCTAATGTGTATCCCTGCTGGCGGTGAGATCGGACTGGAGATTCATCAGCATCTTGACCAGTTCATTCGTATTGAAAAGGGGTTAGGTCTTGTAAAAATGGGCATCCACAAAAATGATTTGTGCTTCCAGAGGAATATCGGTGCTGGATATGCATTTATTATTCCGGCAGGGACGTGGCATAACTTAATTAATAAGGGAGAAGGTTCCTTAAAACTGTATTCAATTTATGCGCCACCTCAACATCCCCAAGGAACCGTGCATGTTACAAAGGCTGATGCCGAGGCAGACGAACATGGCTATTAA
- the pdaB gene encoding polysaccharide deacetylase family sporulation protein PdaB: MIFDLRRFKTFRHLFYSVVGLLAISTVYIQVADLIHTGPIAIAGTRTDQKVVALTFDHSWGNKFTPSILDTLKQYNVKATFFIMGPWATKYPDVAKRIVADGHEVGSHGYRHENYGDRSADWVREDIQKAHAQIKEVTGVEPVLLRPPNGHYSQSSLKTTDELGYKTIIWNVDSLDWKNPGRDVIVERVMKRLKPGAIILMHASDTPVQTAEALPILLEKIKAEGYTFVTVGDLLQNYAGQGILKH, encoded by the coding sequence ATGATTTTTGATTTGCGGCGGTTTAAAACATTCCGGCATTTATTTTACAGCGTAGTCGGCTTGCTGGCGATTAGTACGGTATATATTCAGGTTGCCGATCTGATTCATACCGGTCCGATTGCCATTGCCGGGACCAGGACGGATCAAAAGGTTGTGGCGCTAACCTTTGATCATTCCTGGGGCAATAAATTTACTCCGTCGATTCTGGATACACTGAAACAATATAATGTAAAGGCGACTTTCTTCATTATGGGACCCTGGGCGACAAAATATCCGGACGTTGCAAAGCGCATCGTTGCAGACGGCCATGAGGTAGGCAGTCACGGCTACCGGCATGAAAATTATGGCGACAGGAGTGCTGACTGGGTACGTGAGGATATTCAAAAAGCGCATGCCCAGATCAAGGAAGTTACCGGTGTGGAACCGGTACTGTTGCGTCCGCCGAACGGGCACTATTCCCAAAGTTCCTTGAAGACTACCGATGAACTGGGCTATAAAACGATTATCTGGAATGTCGATTCGCTGGACTGGAAAAATCCGGGAAGAGATGTTATTGTGGAACGGGTCATGAAACGGCTTAAACCGGGCGCTATCATTCTGATGCATGCTTCCGATACACCGGTGCAAACGGCGGAGGCTTTGCCTATTTTGCTGGAAAAGATCAAGGCGGAAGGCTACACCTTTGTGACGGTCGGTGATTTACTGCAAAACTATGCCGGGCAGGGAATTTTGAAGCATTGA